In the genome of Variovorax sp. PAMC26660, the window CAGGTCGGGGTCGACCGCCGCATAGTTCATGTACAGCAGTTCCTTGCCCGGATTGCGCGCGTTGTTCTTCTCGATGGCGTCGATGATCGCGAGCGCGGGGCCCGAACCGTTGCCCTGCATAATGTAGCGCGCGCCCTGGTCTTGTGCGGAGCGCAGCGCGGCTGTGGTTTCCTGCGGGCTGAGCTTGTTGTCCAGAGCGAGGATCTCGAACTTCACACCCGACAGGTTCTTCTTGTTGAACTCTTCAGCAAGGAATTGCGTGGTCTTGAGCTGGTTGGTGCCCACCGCGGCCATCAGGCCGGACAGCGGATCGAGCCAGGCGATCTTGACCGTCTCACCCTTCTGGGCGAATGCGGCTGTGACGCTGATCAACATTGCACAGGCAGCTACTGACTTGATAGCAAATTGCATGAAGAGTCTCCTGAGTGAAAGGCGGGATGCCAGCGTACAAGCGCCCTTTTTTTCCCCGCACAGGGATTGCCCGGGAGGAAGGCCGCCAAGGCGGCCTTGCTATCACGTGCGCGACAGTGCGAGTGGGCTTGGCTTGTGCGTCAGAGCGTGGGCAGCTTGTAGTCCTTGAGCAGTTCGCGAAGACGGGTCTTCAGGATCTTCCCGGTGGCGCCGATCGGAATGGCCTCGACGAACACCACGTCGTCGGGGATCTGCCACTTGGCGGTCTTGCCTTCGTAGAACTTGAGCAGTTCTTCGCGCGTGACTTCGGCGCCTGGCTTCTTCACGACCGCGATGATCGGGCGCTCGTCCCACTTGGGATGGAACACGCCGATGCAGGCGGCCATGGCCACTGCCGGGTGCGCGACCGCGATGTTCTCGATCTCGATGGAACTGATCCACTCGCCGCCGGACTTGATCACGTCCTTGCTGCGGTCGGTGATCTGCAGGTAGCCGTCGGCGTCGATGGTGGCCACGTCGCCGGTCGGGAACCAGCCCCGGCCTTGCGCATCGGGAATGAGCGGGTTGCCGCCCTCGCCCTTGAAGTATTCCTTCACGACCCACGGGCCCTTGACCAGCAGGTCGCCGTAGGCCTTGCCGTCCCAGGGCAGTTCGTTGCCGTCGCCATCGACGATCTTCATGTCGACGCCGAAGATCGCGCGGCCCTGTTTCATGCGGATCTGCAACTGCGCATCGGCCGGCAGCGACAGATGCTTGTTCTTGAGCGTGCAGAGCGTGCCCAGCGGGCTCATCTCGGTCATGCCCCAGGCGTGCAGCACCTCGACGTTGAACTTCTCCTGGAACGCCGTGATCATGGCCGGCGGGCAGGCCGAGCCACCGATGACGGTGCGGTTCAGCTTGCTGAACTTCAGGCCGTTGGTCTGCATGTGGCCCAGCATCATCTGCCACACGGTGGGCACGCCGGCCGCGAAGGTCACACCTTCGGACTCGATCAGCTCGTACACCGACTTGCCGTCGAGCGACGGGCCCGGGAACACCAGCTTGCAACCCACCAGCGCAGCCGAGTACGGAATGCCCCAGGCATTGACGTGGAACATCGGCACCACCGGCAGCACCGAGTCTTGCGCGGAGATGCGCATGACGTCGGGCAGCGCGGCAGCGTAGGCATGCAGCATGGTCGAGCGATGGCTGTACAGCGCGGCCTTCGGGTTGCCCGTGGTGCCGCTCGTGTAGCACATGCTCGATGCCGAGTTCTCGTCGAAGGTGGGCCAGTCGTAGTCGCTCGACTGCTGGCCGAGCCAGGCTTCATAGCTCACGAGGTTGGGCACGCCGCTGTCGACCGGCAGCTTGTCGGCGTCGCACAGCGCCACCCATTTGCGGATCATCGGGCAGCGCGCGTGCACGGCCTGCACCAGCGGCAGGAAGCTCAGGTCGAAGCACAGGATCTGGTCTTCGGCATGGTTGGCGATCCACGCGATCTGGTCGGGATGCAGGCGCGGGTTGATGGTGTGCAGCACGCGGCCGCTGCCGCTCACGCCGTAGTAAAGCTCCAGGTGGCGATAGCCGTTCCAGGCCAGCGTGGCGACGCGGTCGCTGAACAGCAACTGCTCGCCGTCCAGCGCGTTGGCCACCTGCCGGGCACGCGATGCGATACCGCTCCATGTCGTGCGGTGAATATCGCCTTCGACACGGCGCGAGACGATCTCGCCGTCGCCGTTGTGGCGCTCGACGAATTCGATCAGCGACGAGATCAAAAGCGGTTGGTCTTGCATCAAACCCAGCATCTACAGACTCCTATGTGAAATGACTTCTAAAAACTTGCGTACAACGGATTCACGCAAGCTTCGGCCACTTGCACAATGACACAAACCCGCACTGCTGGATTGAACGAAGCGGCTCTTCAGCGAGGCCCGCGGTTCGATACCGAAAAAGCCGCTCACGGTGCGCTGTTCTGCAGCTGCGTCTTGCTGGCGTCGAGCACGATCTTGCGTGGCCAGTTGGGCCAGGTCACGCCCAGGCCCGAATGGTTCGGATCGCCGGTGCGCGCGAACGCGGACAGGCTGCCCACCATCGCATCCGACAGCGCCTCGCGTCCCGGCCGGTTCGCCTCGCCGAAGGAGAACGAGAAGACGCCGGTGCCGAAGTTGTGGAACATGAACGCCGTGTCCAGCCCGTGCGTGGCGCCATAGGCGGTGTTGAACGGTGCCACCTGCTGGCTCCAGTCGAAACGGTAGTACCAGGTCTTCGTCGGCAGGTACTTGGCCACCGAATCGACCTGCGGCGGCAGGATGTTGAGGAAGATCGCGTTGGTGAGGGTGTTCGTCCACGCCTTCCAGCCGGTCAACGGCTGGTCTACCGGAAGGTAGGACGCTTTGATCAGGTCCGCCTCGGTGAGCGTCACGGGTGCGTCCGGGTTGAAGTTGTACTGCAGGCCGAAGCGGTCGTAGTCGCTGGGTTTGAAACCTCCGAACAGCGTGCCTTCGTCGCGTGTGTTGCCGATCAGCATGGGCATCTTGTTGAACCGGCCGGCATCGACCTCGGCGGCCGAGTTCACGGGCAGGATGGTGCCGTCCTCGATGGGCGCCGGCGCATTGCCCAGTTGCGGGTTCGCGAGCACGATGGTCAGCAGCTTGTCCGCCGACAGGCCGCGCAGGTAACTCGCGATCTGCGCATCGGTCTGCGAGGCCACCCAGGCATCGGCCGTCGGGGTGTCGGTGGCCTTGCCGTCGGCGATGACGATCGCGTTGAGCAGCCCCTTCGAATAGGTCTGCGCGGTAGGACGCGAGGCGAAGGCGATCCCGCCGCTCAGCGGCACCGCCTTGTGCAGCAGGCCGGCCGACGCGCTCGATACGACCAGGCCCCAGGTGTTGACCGCGCCCGCCGACTGCCCCATCACCGTGACGTTGCCCGCATCGCCGCCGAAGGCACCGATGTTGGCCTGGACGAACTTCAGGGCCTGCATCTGGTCGAGCAGCGCAAAGTTGCCCGAGTCGTTGCTCGCGTTGCCGGTCTTGAGCTGCGGCAGATCGAGCCAGCCGAGCGCGCCGACGCGGTAGTTGATGGTCACGACGACGGCGTCGCCGCGCTTGGCGAGCTGGGCACCGTCGTAGCCCGGATCGGCCGTGTAGCCCGAGATGTTGCTGCCGCCGTAGATGTAGACGATCACCGGCAGCTTGGTGGTGTCGCCGGCCGGGCGCCAGATGTTGAGCGTCAGGCAGTCCTCGTCGCCCACCGGCTTGCCGAAGCCCTCGCGTACGGCAAGACCAAAGGGCGCGTCGTTGGGCGCGGGGCTGAAATAGCGTCCCCCCTGGGCGCAGGCATGGCCGAACTTGCTTGCCGCACGCACGCCCTCCCAGGGCTTGGGATCGGTGGGTGGCGCCCAGCGCAGGCTGCCGACGGGCGCCTGGGCGAACGGAATGCCCTTCCAGGAATACGTGCCGGTGGCGGCGCTGTCGTCCACGCCCTCGATCTTGCCGGCGGTGGTCTGGCGCACCATGGGGCCGTCAGCGGCCGGGGGCGGCGCAGCCGGAGGTGGCGCAGCCGGCGGCCCCGCAGGAACGATCGGAGGGAAGGAGAAACCGGAATCGGAGCCACCGCCGCAGGCGGACAGCGCCATGCAGGCCGCGGCGGCCATGGCTCGCGCCACCGTTGCCACCGCCGTTTGCCGGGTTGCGTCCTGGTTTTCCGTTGTCTCTGTTGTATTCATTGTTTGTCTCCACACCGGGTTAATCGGAATTCCTGCACCGGTGTCCGGCGGCCATACTCCGGCCGACCGGATCCGCCAGAAAATTCTAGGAACGGACCGCGTTTCCTCCGCTATCGCAAGCGAGCCAATTCAATGACTTCAGGAGCCTCCATGCCGCATGCCCAGCGCCGACCGCAACGCCGGCCGGGCTGCACCCAGCAGCCAGAACTGCGGACCAGTTCGGCCGCCTGGCTCGAAGGCGTGCTCTCGATGTTCGAGGCCGAAGGCCTGGACGTGCCCTCGTTGCTGCGCGAAGCCGGCTTCGACCCCGACTCGCTGCACCGCCAGAACGCGCGCGTGCCGGTCGACGAGATTTCCGTGCTCTGGCAACTGGCCGTGGCGCGCGCGGGCAAGCCCACGCTGGGCCTGCACCGCGACCTGGCAGCCACGCACAGCAAGCTGGGCACGGTCGGCCACGCGATGTCGTGCAGCGCCGATCTGGGAGAGGCACTCACCCGGCTCACCCGCTACATGGCCGTGATCTCGGACGCGACCGCCTTCTCGATGCAGCCCGAGGCACGCGGCTGCTGGATGGTGATGGAGCACACCGGCGGCAGCCTGCCGATCCCGCGCCAGCGCGTCGAATACGCCCTCCTGACCGTGTTCATGCAGTGCCAGTGGCTCACCCGGCGCGAGCTGCAGCCGCTGGCCCTGGAGTTCGTCTACCCGCCGCCGGCCGACGACCGGCTGCACCGCGAGGCCTTCAGCTGCCCGATCCGCTACAACGCACCCGCCAACCGGCTGCTGCTGTCGGCCGCCGACATGGCGATGCCGCTGCCCACCCACCACCCCACGCTCGGCGAGATGCAGGAGCATCTGCTGGACGACCAGCTCAACCTGCTCGGCCAGACCACCACCAGCAGCCTGGTGTGCGCCGAGATCGCGCGCCGGCTGCCGCATGGCGAGCCGCGCCGGCAGGACGTGGCCGCGGGCCTGGGCCTTGCGGAGCGCACGCTGCAGCGGCGGCTGCAGGAGGAGTCGGTGTCGTTCCAGTCGCTGCTCGACCGCACCCGTCGCAAGCTTGCGCAGCAGTACCTCGCGGAAGACCGCCATACGCTCACCGACGTGGCGGACATGCTCGGCTTTGTCGACAGCAGCAACTTCTTTCGGGCCTGCAAGCGATGGTTCGGCCTTCCGCCCACGCAGTACCGGGCGCGGATCTGGGATACGCCGGTGCTGGCCCACTGAGCCACGCCGGGCGCCGATGGCCCGCGCGGCAAGGGGTTACGCTCGGTGCCGGACAATCCGGCCATGAGCCTGCTTGCTGAAGACACCGACATCGCGGACCTGGGATTGCGCTGGAAACCTGGCTTTTCGACCCTCGGCCCCGCGTTTTTCACCGAATTGCGACCAACGCCCCTGCCCGACCCGTACTGGGTATGCCGCAGCGAGGCCGTTGCACGCGAACTCGGCCTGCCGGCCGACTGGCATTCCGACGGCACGCTCCGGGCACTGACAGGCAGTGCGCCGATTGCCGGCACACAGCCTTTTGCCACGGTCTACAGCGGCCACCAGTTCGGCGTGTGGGCCGGCCAGTTGGGCGACGGCCGCGCGATCATGATCGGCGAGACCGCCACCGGCCTCGAAGTGCAACTGAAGGGCGCGGGCCGCACACCCTATTCGCGCGGCGGCGACGGCCGTGCGGTACTGCGTTCCAGCATCCGCGAATTTCTTTGCAGCGAGGCCATGCACGGCCTGGGCATCCCGACCACGCGCGCGCTCTGCGTCACGGGCTCCGACGCCCGCGTGCGCCGCGAAGAACTGGAGAGCGCCGCCGTCGTGACGCGCGTGGCGCCCAGCTTCATCCGCTTCGGCCATTTCGAGCACTTCGCGGCCAACCAGCGTGAAGACGAGTTGCGCGCGCTGGCCGACTACGTCATCGACCGCTACTACCCGGCCTGCCGCACCACCGACCGCTTCGACGGCAACGCCTACGCGGCCTTCCTCGAAGCCGTGAGCGAGCGCACCGCCGCCCTGCTCGCGCAATGGCAGGCCGTGGGCTTTTGCCACGGCGTGATGAACACCGACAACATGAGCATCCTGGGGCTCACCATCGACTACGGGCCTTTCCAGTTTCTCGATGGTTTCGATCCGCGCCACATCTGCAACCACAGCGACACCAGCGGGCGCTACGCCTTCAACCAGCAGCCCAACGTGGCGTACTGGAACCTGTTCTGCCTGGCGCAAGCGCTGCTGCCGCTGATCGGCGAGCAGGAAGTCGCCGTGGCCGCGCTGGAGTCGTACAAGACCGTGTTCCCCACCGAGTTCGAGGCCCGCATGCGCGCCAAGCTCGGCCTGTCGGATTCGGCCGAAGGCGACCGTGCGCTGGTCGAAGGCGTCCTCAAGTTGCTGGCCGCGGGCAAGGTCGATTACACGATCTTCTGGCGCCGGCTCTCGCATTACGTCGCGGACAACAGCGTCGAGCCGGTGCGCGACCTGTTCCTCGACCGCGAGGGCTTCGACGCCTGGCTGCTATTGTTTTCAGAGCGCCATGCGCAGGGTGTGCGTTCGCAAGCGGCCGATTTGATGCTCAAATCCAACCCCAAATTCGTGCTGCGGAACCACCTGGGCCAGCAAGCCATCGAAGCAAGTCAGCAAAAGGACCAGGCTGGTGTGGCAGTCTTGTTGGCTCTGCTCGAAACCCCATTTGAAGAACATCCCGGCGCCGATGCGTATGCCGGCTTCCCGCCCGACTGGGCGTCCACGATTGAAATCAGCTGCTCATCATGACCACTCCCGTTGAAAAAACCGAAGCCGAATGGAAAGCCCTGCTCGCTGAAAAAGGCGCCGAGCCCGCAGCCTTCGAGGTCACGCGCCATGCGGCCACCGAGCGCCCCTTCACCGGCAAGTACGAAGCGCACTGGGACGACGGCACCTACCACTGCGTGTGCTGCGGCGCCAAGCTGTTCGAGTCGGGCACCAAGTTCGACGCGGGCTGCGGCTGGCCCAGCTTCTCCGAAGAGGCCGTGCCCGGCGCCATCCGCAACATCGTCGACCGCTCGCACGGCATGGTGCGCACCGAGAACGTCTGCGCGAACTGCGGCGCCCATCTGGGCCACGTGTTCCCCGACGGCCCGACGGATACCGGCCTGCGCTACTGCATGAACTCGGCCTCGCTCGACTTCCAGAAAAAATGAAACTGCTCCTCGACTTCTTCCCGATCCTGCTTTTCTTCGGCGCCTACAAGCTCGGCGACATCTACACCGCCACCGGCGTGCTGATGGCTGCCACTGTGGTGCAGATGGCGATCATCTACGCCATGGAACGCAAGCTGCAGGCGATGCAGAAGGCCACGCTGGTGCTGATCCTGCTGTTCGGCACGCTCACGCTGGTGCTGCACGACGACCGCTTCATCAAGTGGAAGCCGACGGTGCTGTACGGCGCGATGGCGATCGCGCTGGCGGTGGCGCTGTGGGCGCTGAAGAAAAACTTCCTGAAGATGCTGCTGGGCCAGCAGCTCGAGCTGCCCGAGCGCATCTGGGGCCGGCTGAATGTGGCGTGGATCGGCTATTGCCTGTTCATGGCCATCATCAACGGCTACGTGGCGGCCTACTTCACCACCGAGGCCTGGGTCAACTTCAAGCTCTGGGGCTACGTGTTCCCCATCGTCTTCCTGGTCGCACAGGGCCTGTACATTGCGCCGCACCTCAAGGGCGACGACAAGCCCGCCGCATGAGCACCGCAGCACTCTTGCCCACCGCGGCAGACCTCGAAGCCGCGTTGCGCGAAGCGCTCGCGCCCACCACGCTCGAAGTGATCGACGAGAGCGGCGCGCACGCCGGCCATGCGGGTGCCAACGCGGAAGGCCGCGGCACCCATTTCCGGGTGCGCATCGCCTCGCCGCTGTTCGCCGGAAAGCCCCGCGTGGCGCGGCATCGGCTTGTGTATGATGCCCTCCAAGTTTTTATCGCACAGGGTCTGCACGCCATCGCCATCGAGGTGCTCTGAGTCGTCCATGGGTCGCACGCCGCATTTGTCGCGGCGGTCCGGCCACCCTTCTCCTCCCCCATTTCGTCCCTATCCCTGCTTTCTTTCACGCGCCTTTTCCTACAAGCGCATTTCCTTCCCAGCTCGATATTCATTCCATGAAAAAACAAATCTTGCAGGCCGTCGCGGCCGCAGTGCTGCTCGGCGCCATTCCCTTGGCGGCTCTGGCGCAGAACGCCGCCATCGTCAACGGCAAGCCGGTGCCCAAGGCCCGCATGGACGCGCTGGCACAGCAGCTCGCCGCTGCCGGCCGTCCGGTGACGCCTGAAATGCAAAGCCAGCTGCGCGAAGAAGTCGTGGCGCGCGAAGTGTTCATGCAGGAAGCGCAAAAGCAGGGCCTGGACGCCAACGACGACTACAAGAACCAGCTCGAACTCGCACGCCAGGCCATCCTGATCCGCGCCCTGTTCGAGAACTACCGCAAGACCAACCCGGTCTCGGACGCCGACGTGAAGGCCGAGTACGACAAGTTCGTCGCGGCCAACGGCGGCAAGGAATACAAGGCCCGCCACATCCTGGTCGAAACCGAAGACCAGGCCAAGAAGATCATGGCTGACCTGAAGAAGGGCGCCAAGTTCGAAGACATCGCCAAGAAGCAGAGCAAGGACCCGGGATCGGGCGCCAACGGCGGCGACCTCGACTGGGCCAACCCCGCGAGCTTCGTGCCCGAGTTCTCGGAAGCCATGATCAAGCTCAAGAAGGGCGAGACCACCCCGGCGCCGATCAAGACCCAGTTCGGCTGGCACATCATCCGCGTCGACGACATCCGCCAGGCCCAACTGCCGAAGCTGGAAGAAGTGAAGCCGCAGATCACGCAGCAACTGCAACAGCAGCGCCTGCAGAAGTACCAGGAAGAACTGCGCGCGAAGGCGAAGGTCGAGTAACTCGACTCAGGCCAAAAGAAAAGCGACCTGCGGGTCGCTTTTTTCATGGCCGTTTCTTTTCAGATGCCCCAGGTTCCGAAGTTGTCGCCCGGGCCATCCAGCACAAGAAAGGCGCGCCAGGCAGCATCGGCGCTGTCGCCTTGCATCGCGCGGCGCAGCGCGTCGAGCGTGCGCGCAATCTTCTTCGAGGCGCCGAAATGCGCGGCGTTGAGCGCATCGAGCTGCGGCAGCAGCACCTGCAACACCTGCGCGCGGGCCACCGCCTCGGCGGCTGCATCGTCGCGCCAGGCAAGCAACTGCTTGCGAATCAGGTCCTCGATCCGCGCCGCTTCCAGCACGTGCCGGCTTTGCGGGTGATCGAGGTCGAGCATCGGCTTCAGCCCACCCAGCGGCGCGCGTTGCGCCAAATCTGCATCCAGGGGCTCAGCTCGCTCCGTTCGCCCGGCGTCCAGCTCATCTGGATGTTGCGGAACACGCGCTCCGGGTGCGGCATCACGGCGGTGAAGCGGCCGTCCGGCGTGGTCACCGAGGTCAGGCCACCCGCGCTGCCGTTCGGGTTGAATGGGTACTGCTCGGTCGGCTTGCCGTGGTTGTCGACGAAGCGCATGGCCGCGATGGCCTTGGCCGGGTCACCGCGGTGCTTGAAGTTGGCATAGCCCTCGCCGTGCGCCACCGCGATCGGCAGGCGGCTGCCGGCCATGCTCCCGAAGAAGAGGCTCGGCGATTCGAGCACTTCGACCATCGACAGGCGCGCCTCGAAGCGCTCGCTCTGGTTGGTGGTGAAACGCGGCCAGGCTTCGGCGCCCGGGATGATGTCGGCCAGCTCGGCGAACATCTGGCAGCCGTTGCATACGCCCAGGCCGAAGGTGTCGGCGCGGCCGAAGAAGGCCTTGAACTGCTCGGCCAGCTTCGGGTTGAAGGTGATGCTGCGCGCCCAGCCAATGCCGGCGCCCAGCGTGTCGCCGTAGCTGAAGCCGCCACAGGCGACCACGCCCTTGAAGTTGGCCAGGTCCGCCCTGCCCGTCTGCAGGTCGGTCATGTGGACGTCGTAGGCGTCAAAGCCGGCTTCGGTGAAGGCGTAGGCCATCTCAACGTGCGAGTTGACGCCCTGCTCGCGCAGGATCGCGACTTTGGGGCGCGATTGCAGGATGGCAGGCGCTGCTGGCTGCGCGTTCGGCAGGAACACATGCATGCCGGGGTCCGAAGGCTCGCCAGCCGCGGCGTGCTCGGCATCGGCGCAGGCGGGGTTGTCGCGTTCGCGGGCGATCTTCCAGCTCACCGAGTCCCACACCTGATGCAGGTCTTGCAGGCTCGCGCTGAACACCGACTTGGCGTCGCGCCAGATTTCGAGCTTGCCCTTGCCGGCATCCATGGTGGAGGTGGCAGGCCGCGTCTTGCCGACGAAATGGCTGTGGGCGCTCAGGCCGTGGGCGCGCAGCACCTGCATCACGTCGTTGCGTTGCGCCGTGCGCACCTGCAGCACCATGCCGAGTTCTTCGTTGAACAGCGCCTTGAGCGTGAGTTCTTCGCGCCGTCCGCTGACCTGCTGCGCCCAGTTCTTGGCGTCGCCGGTTTCCATGCGGCTGTCGGAAATGCCGTCGCCTTCGGTGACCAGCATGTCGACGTTGAGCGCCACGCCCACGTGGCCGGCAAAGGCCATCTCGCAGGCGGTGGCGAACAGGCCGCCGTCGCTGCGGTCATGCATCGCGAGGATCTTGCCGTCGGCGCGCAGCGCGTTCACTGCGTTCACCAGCGCGACCAGTTGCGCGGGATCGTCGAGGTCGGGCACGGTGTCGCCGCTCTGGCCGAGCGTCTGCGACAGGATGCTGCCGGCCATGCGATGCTGGCCGCGGCCCAGATCGATCAGCACGAGCGTGGTGTCGGCTTCGGTGGCATCGAGCTGCGGCGTGAGCGTGCCGCGCACGTCGGCCAGCGTGGCGAAGGCGGTCACGATCAGGCTCACGGGCGACGTGACCTTCTTGGCTTCGCCGTTGTCCTTCCACTGCGTGCGCATCGACAGCGAATCCTTGCCGACCGGAATCGACACGCCCAGCGCCGGGCACAGTTCCAGGCCGACGGCCTTGACGGTTTCGTACAGCGCTGCGTCTTCACCGGGCTCGCCGCAAGCCGCCATCCAGTTGGCCGACAGCTTGACGCGCGACAGTTCGATCGGCGCAGCCAGCAGGTTGGTGATGGCCTCGGCCACGGCCATGCGGCCCGAGGCCGGCGCGTCGAGCGCGGCCAGCGGCGTGCGCTCGCCCATGCTCATCGCCTCGCCAGCAAAGCCCTTGTAGTCGGCCAGCGTCACGGCGCAATCGGCCACGGGCACCTGCCACGGGCCGACCATCTGGTCGCGGTGGCTCAGGCCGCCCACGGTGCGGTCGCCGATGGTGATCAGGAAGCGCTTGGAAGCAACCGTCGGGTGCGCGAGCACGTCGATGGCCGCCTTCTGCAAATTGACGCCCGTGAGGTCGAGCGGCTTGAAGCTGCGGGCGACGGTCTTCACGTCGCGGTGCATCTTGGGCGGCTTGCCCAGCAGCACGTCCATGGGCATGTCGACGGGCTGCACCGCAGCGCCTTCATCGGCCACCAAAAGTTGGCGCTCTTCGGTCGCCACGCCCACCACCGAGAACGGGCAGCGCTCGCGCTCGCAGAAGGCCTTGAATTGTTCGAGCGATTCGGGCGCGATGGCCAGCACATAGCGCTCCTGGCTTTCGTTGCACCAGATTTCCTTCGGTGCCATGCCCGACTCTTCGAGCGGCACGGCGCGCAGGTCGAAGCGCGCACCACGGCCGGCGTCGTTGGTCAGTTCGGGGAAGGCATTGCTCAGGCCGCCCGCGCCCACGTCGTGGATCGCCAGGATCGGATTGGCCGCGCCCTGCTGCCAGCAATGGTTGATGACCTCTTGCGCACGGCGTTCGATTTCGGGGTTGCCGCGCTGCACCGAGTCGAAGTCGAGTTCGGCTGCGTTCGCGCCGGTGGCCATCGAGCTGGCGGCGCTGCCGCCCATGCCGATGCGCATGCCGGGGCCGCCGAGCTGGATCAGCAGCGAACCGGCCGGGAACAGGATCTTCTTGGTCTGGGTGGCGTCGATGCTGCCGAGGCCGCCCGCGATCATGATGGGCTTGTGATAGCCGCGCTGCACCGTGTCCAGGTCGCTCGCGATGGTCTGCTCGTACTCGCGGAAGTAGCCCAGCAGGTTGGGCCGGCCGAATTCGTTGTTGAACGCGGCGCCGCCCAGCGGGCCCTCGGTCATGATCTGCAGCGGGCTGGCGATGTGCTCGGGCTTGCCGTAGTGGCCGTCTTCCGGCCACAGCTTGGACACGGTGAAGCCGGTCAGGCCGGCCTTGGGCTTGGAGCCGCGGCCGGTGGCGCCTTCGTCACGAATCTCGCCACCGGCGCCGGTCGAGGCGCCGGGGAACGGCGAGATGGCCGTCGGGTGGTTGTGCGTCTCGACCTTCATGAGCACGTGGCTCAGGACGCTCTCTTTTTGATAGCCCTGCTCCCCCGATCCGCTCGCACGTGCCACGAAGCGCTCGATGTTGCTGCCTTCCATCACCGAGGCGTTGTCCGCATAGGCGATCACCGTGTGCTGCGGGTTCTGCTTCTCGGTGTGGCGGATCATCGAGAACAGGCTTTGCGGCTGCGCCTTGCCGTCGATGGTGAACTGGGCGTTGAAGATTTTGTGGCGGCAGTGCTCGCTGTTGGCCTGCGCGAACATCATCAGCTCGACGTCACTGGGGTTGCGCCCCAGGCGGGTGAAAGCTTCCACCAGGTAGTCGATTTCGTCCTCGGCAAGTGCCAGGCCGAAGCCGGTATTGGCCGCCACCAGCGCGGCGCGGCCGCCGGTCTGCACGTCGACCTGGGCCATCGGCTGGGCCGGCAGTTCGCTGAAGAGGCTGGCCGCCTGCGCGACGGTGGCCAGCACCGATTCGGTCATGCGGTCGTGCAGCGGGCCGGACGCAGCGGCCAGGGCGTCGCCTTCGAGAACCGGCGCCTTGCCGATCAGCGGTGCCTTGAGCTTCAGGTGGTATTGCGTGACCCGCTCGACCCGGCGCAGCGCCAGGCCGCAGTTATGGGCAATGTCGGTGGCCTTGGAGGCCCAGGGCGACACGGTGCCCAGGCGGGGCGTGACGACCACCGAGGTGACCGCCTTGGCCGGTGCCTCGAAGGGCTCGCCGTAGGTCAGGAGCGCTGCGAAGCGGTCACGGTCGGCCTCGGCCAGCGTCGCATCGGTCACCACGAGGTGCACGAAACGGGCCGAAATGCCCTCGATGCGCGGCTCGATGGCCTGCAGCTTGGGCAGCA includes:
- a CDS encoding AraC family transcriptional regulator, with protein sequence MPHAQRRPQRRPGCTQQPELRTSSAAWLEGVLSMFEAEGLDVPSLLREAGFDPDSLHRQNARVPVDEISVLWQLAVARAGKPTLGLHRDLAATHSKLGTVGHAMSCSADLGEALTRLTRYMAVISDATAFSMQPEARGCWMVMEHTGGSLPIPRQRVEYALLTVFMQCQWLTRRELQPLALEFVYPPPADDRLHREAFSCPIRYNAPANRLLLSAADMAMPLPTHHPTLGEMQEHLLDDQLNLLGQTTTSSLVCAEIARRLPHGEPRRQDVAAGLGLAERTLQRRLQEESVSFQSLLDRTRRKLAQQYLAEDRHTLTDVADMLGFVDSSNFFRACKRWFGLPPTQYRARIWDTPVLAH
- a CDS encoding protein adenylyltransferase SelO; this encodes MSLLAEDTDIADLGLRWKPGFSTLGPAFFTELRPTPLPDPYWVCRSEAVARELGLPADWHSDGTLRALTGSAPIAGTQPFATVYSGHQFGVWAGQLGDGRAIMIGETATGLEVQLKGAGRTPYSRGGDGRAVLRSSIREFLCSEAMHGLGIPTTRALCVTGSDARVRREELESAAVVTRVAPSFIRFGHFEHFAANQREDELRALADYVIDRYYPACRTTDRFDGNAYAAFLEAVSERTAALLAQWQAVGFCHGVMNTDNMSILGLTIDYGPFQFLDGFDPRHICNHSDTSGRYAFNQQPNVAYWNLFCLAQALLPLIGEQEVAVAALESYKTVFPTEFEARMRAKLGLSDSAEGDRALVEGVLKLLAAGKVDYTIFWRRLSHYVADNSVEPVRDLFLDREGFDAWLLLFSERHAQGVRSQAADLMLKSNPKFVLRNHLGQQAIEASQQKDQAGVAVLLALLETPFEEHPGADAYAGFPPDWASTIEISCSS
- a CDS encoding BolA family protein yields the protein MSTAALLPTAADLEAALREALAPTTLEVIDESGAHAGHAGANAEGRGTHFRVRIASPLFAGKPRVARHRLVYDALQVFIAQGLHAIAIEVL
- a CDS encoding carboxylesterase/lipase family protein, which codes for MNTTETTENQDATRQTAVATVARAMAAAACMALSACGGGSDSGFSFPPIVPAGPPAAPPPAAPPPAADGPMVRQTTAGKIEGVDDSAATGTYSWKGIPFAQAPVGSLRWAPPTDPKPWEGVRAASKFGHACAQGGRYFSPAPNDAPFGLAVREGFGKPVGDEDCLTLNIWRPAGDTTKLPVIVYIYGGSNISGYTADPGYDGAQLAKRGDAVVVTINYRVGALGWLDLPQLKTGNASNDSGNFALLDQMQALKFVQANIGAFGGDAGNVTVMGQSAGAVNTWGLVVSSASAGLLHKAVPLSGGIAFASRPTAQTYSKGLLNAIVIADGKATDTPTADAWVASQTDAQIASYLRGLSADKLLTIVLANPQLGNAPAPIEDGTILPVNSAAEVDAGRFNKMPMLIGNTRDEGTLFGGFKPSDYDRFGLQYNFNPDAPVTLTEADLIKASYLPVDQPLTGWKAWTNTLTNAIFLNILPPQVDSVAKYLPTKTWYYRFDWSQQVAPFNTAYGATHGLDTAFMFHNFGTGVFSFSFGEANRPGREALSDAMVGSLSAFARTGDPNHSGLGVTWPNWPRKIVLDASKTQLQNSAP
- a CDS encoding septation protein A, which encodes MKLLLDFFPILLFFGAYKLGDIYTATGVLMAATVVQMAIIYAMERKLQAMQKATLVLILLFGTLTLVLHDDRFIKWKPTVLYGAMAIALAVALWALKKNFLKMLLGQQLELPERIWGRLNVAWIGYCLFMAIINGYVAAYFTTEAWVNFKLWGYVFPIVFLVAQGLYIAPHLKGDDKPAA
- the msrB gene encoding peptide-methionine (R)-S-oxide reductase MsrB, with product MTTPVEKTEAEWKALLAEKGAEPAAFEVTRHAATERPFTGKYEAHWDDGTYHCVCCGAKLFESGTKFDAGCGWPSFSEEAVPGAIRNIVDRSHGMVRTENVCANCGAHLGHVFPDGPTDTGLRYCMNSASLDFQKK
- a CDS encoding 3-(methylthio)propionyl-CoA ligase encodes the protein MLGLMQDQPLLISSLIEFVERHNGDGEIVSRRVEGDIHRTTWSGIASRARQVANALDGEQLLFSDRVATLAWNGYRHLELYYGVSGSGRVLHTINPRLHPDQIAWIANHAEDQILCFDLSFLPLVQAVHARCPMIRKWVALCDADKLPVDSGVPNLVSYEAWLGQQSSDYDWPTFDENSASSMCYTSGTTGNPKAALYSHRSTMLHAYAAALPDVMRISAQDSVLPVVPMFHVNAWGIPYSAALVGCKLVFPGPSLDGKSVYELIESEGVTFAAGVPTVWQMMLGHMQTNGLKFSKLNRTVIGGSACPPAMITAFQEKFNVEVLHAWGMTEMSPLGTLCTLKNKHLSLPADAQLQIRMKQGRAIFGVDMKIVDGDGNELPWDGKAYGDLLVKGPWVVKEYFKGEGGNPLIPDAQGRGWFPTGDVATIDADGYLQITDRSKDVIKSGGEWISSIEIENIAVAHPAVAMAACIGVFHPKWDERPIIAVVKKPGAEVTREELLKFYEGKTAKWQIPDDVVFVEAIPIGATGKILKTRLRELLKDYKLPTL